The Williamsia sp. DF01-3 genome has a window encoding:
- a CDS encoding D-2-hydroxyacid dehydrogenase, whose translation MATPNTTPVVALLGREGLAPPSNLEQIRNIATVRECTTADLGEALDGADVLLLWDFFSAALRDNWSAADDLRWVHVCAAGVDAMLFDDVRRSDVTVTNAHGVFDGPIAEFVLGSILAEDKQLHLSKTLQREKRWIRRDTTRTAGRSVLVIGTGGIGRATARLLRAAGLQVSGAGRTERAHDPDFGVVRATADLTSYVGNFDVVVAIAPLTALTARMIDAAVLASMKPTAHLVNVGRGELVDETALIDALRTGSIGAASLDVFETEPLPAENPLWEMENVHISAHMSGDVVGWGDDLAGQFLQNLQHYMAGEPLMNVVDKQAGYVRARENS comes from the coding sequence ATGGCAACGCCGAACACAACGCCGGTGGTCGCACTCCTGGGTCGCGAAGGACTCGCCCCGCCCAGCAACCTGGAGCAGATCCGCAACATCGCGACCGTGCGTGAATGCACCACCGCAGATCTGGGTGAGGCGCTCGACGGTGCCGACGTTCTGCTGTTGTGGGACTTCTTCTCCGCGGCCTTACGGGACAACTGGTCGGCCGCAGATGACCTCCGGTGGGTGCATGTCTGTGCAGCAGGCGTCGACGCCATGCTGTTCGACGACGTGCGCCGGTCGGACGTGACCGTCACCAACGCCCACGGGGTCTTCGACGGGCCCATCGCCGAGTTCGTCCTCGGCTCGATCCTCGCCGAGGACAAGCAGCTGCATCTGTCGAAAACCCTCCAGCGGGAGAAGCGGTGGATCCGCCGCGACACCACCCGGACTGCCGGACGTTCGGTGCTTGTCATCGGGACCGGCGGGATCGGACGCGCCACCGCCCGCCTTCTGCGGGCAGCCGGCCTGCAGGTAAGCGGTGCGGGTCGCACCGAACGTGCGCACGACCCCGACTTCGGTGTGGTGCGGGCCACCGCAGACCTGACTTCCTACGTCGGCAACTTCGACGTGGTCGTCGCCATCGCACCGCTCACTGCTCTGACCGCCCGCATGATCGACGCCGCGGTACTGGCGTCGATGAAACCGACCGCGCACCTGGTCAACGTGGGCAGAGGGGAGCTGGTCGACGAGACGGCGCTCATCGACGCGTTGCGCACGGGATCGATAGGAGCCGCCTCGCTCGACGTGTTCGAGACCGAGCCGCTGCCCGCCGAGAACCCGCTGTGGGAGATGGAGAACGTGCACATCTCCGCGCACATGAGCGGGGATGTGGTCGGGTGGGGCGATGACCTGGCCGGTCAGTTCCTGCAGAACCTGCAGCACTACATGGCAGGCGAACCGCTGATGAACGTGGTCGACAAGCAGGCCGGCTACGTCAGGGCACGCGAAAACTCCTGA
- a CDS encoding aromatic acid exporter family protein: protein MTVRAVFARERLPARVRAPLHRLRVAILPILQCSLAAGLAWYLATEVFAHERPFFAPIAAVISLGLSLGQRWRRALEVAIGVTVGVAVGDLIIAAIGSGTWQIMVVVAIAMVVAIVLDRGPLVPIQAASSAVLVATLLPPGGVDGFHRVIDAFIGGVVAIAVVAVVPTHPVLRARRDAAGVLATVSDVLADVAEGLRRMDRDLLLEALEEARGTQPEIDAMRSDISGGREISVISPLYWNSRSRLERITAVADPIDNAVRNVRVLARRAASAMDKNEPIKPEIVELIISLAHAFEVVNDMILADPGQQPDPASAARVLRSIARRSKPELVEGSALSETVILAQIRSTIVDLLMVCGLSRVSAIATLR, encoded by the coding sequence CTGACCGTTCGCGCGGTGTTCGCCCGCGAACGGTTGCCGGCCCGCGTCCGCGCCCCTCTGCATCGGCTGCGCGTGGCGATCCTGCCGATCCTCCAGTGTTCCTTGGCGGCCGGCCTCGCCTGGTACCTCGCCACCGAGGTGTTCGCCCACGAGCGACCGTTCTTCGCTCCCATCGCCGCGGTCATCTCGTTGGGTCTGTCACTCGGGCAGCGGTGGCGCCGCGCCCTCGAGGTGGCGATCGGCGTGACCGTCGGCGTGGCTGTCGGCGACCTGATCATCGCGGCAATCGGATCGGGCACCTGGCAGATCATGGTGGTCGTCGCCATCGCGATGGTGGTGGCCATCGTGCTCGACCGGGGTCCGCTGGTGCCGATCCAGGCCGCGAGTTCGGCGGTGTTGGTGGCAACGCTGTTGCCGCCAGGAGGAGTCGACGGGTTCCACCGTGTCATCGACGCCTTCATCGGCGGTGTGGTGGCGATCGCGGTGGTTGCGGTGGTTCCCACACATCCGGTGCTGAGGGCTCGTCGCGACGCCGCCGGGGTGCTCGCCACGGTGTCCGATGTGCTTGCAGATGTGGCCGAGGGGTTGCGTCGAATGGACCGCGACCTGCTGCTCGAGGCGCTCGAAGAGGCGCGCGGAACCCAGCCGGAGATCGACGCGATGCGGTCGGACATCTCTGGTGGGCGCGAGATCAGTGTCATCTCCCCGCTGTACTGGAACAGTCGATCGCGGCTCGAACGCATCACCGCCGTCGCCGATCCGATCGACAATGCCGTGCGAAACGTTCGGGTGCTGGCACGACGGGCGGCGAGCGCGATGGACAAGAACGAGCCGATCAAGCCCGAGATCGTCGAACTCATCATCAGCCTCGCGCACGCATTCGAGGTGGTCAACGACATGATCCTGGCCGACCCCGGCCAGCAACCCGACCCGGCGTCTGCGGCCAGGGTGCTGCGCAGCATCGCCCGTCGCTCGAAGCCAGAACTGGTCGAGGGCAGCGCGCTGTCGGAGACGGTGATCTTGGCGCAGATCCGTTCCACAATCGTTGATCTGCTGATGGTGTGCGGACTCTCCCGCGTCTCGGCGATCGCCACGCTGCGCTGA
- a CDS encoding RNA methyltransferase, whose protein sequence is MSQDESTAEPGPTEWGEPVVGKGPWSEEYGTEPPTDPRYDPTLLAEGDRRNVVDAYRYWTREAIIADLDTRRHPFHVAIENFGHDGNIGTVVRTANAFTAAAVHIVGRKRWNRRGAMVTDRYQHVLHHDSVSALMEWARLRSLAVVAVDNTPGSVPLETADLPRECVLLFGQEGPGVSADAQAHADLTVSIAQFGSTRSINAGVAAGIAMHAWIRQHADLDQAW, encoded by the coding sequence GTGAGCCAGGACGAGTCCACCGCCGAGCCTGGGCCCACCGAGTGGGGCGAACCGGTGGTCGGCAAGGGCCCCTGGTCCGAGGAATACGGCACCGAGCCGCCGACCGATCCACGGTACGACCCGACCCTTCTCGCCGAGGGTGACCGGCGCAATGTTGTTGATGCGTACCGGTATTGGACGCGCGAGGCCATCATCGCCGACCTCGACACGCGCCGCCACCCGTTCCACGTGGCCATCGAGAACTTCGGGCACGACGGCAACATCGGCACCGTGGTGCGCACCGCCAATGCGTTCACAGCGGCCGCGGTCCACATCGTCGGACGCAAACGCTGGAACCGGCGCGGCGCAATGGTCACCGACCGCTATCAACATGTGCTGCATCATGATTCGGTGAGCGCCCTGATGGAATGGGCTCGATTGCGGTCGCTTGCCGTGGTGGCCGTGGACAACACCCCGGGGTCGGTGCCGCTCGAGACCGCGGACCTCCCGCGAGAATGTGTGCTGCTGTTCGGTCAAGAGGGACCCGGGGTGAGCGCCGACGCCCAGGCCCACGCCGACCTCACCGTCTCGATCGCCCAATTCGGTTCCACCCGTTCGATCAACGCCGGTGTCGCTGCCGGTATCGCCATGCACGCTTGGATCCGGCAGCATGCCGACCTTGATCAGGCCTGGTAG
- a CDS encoding DUF3151 domain-containing protein: MTSFGDLLGPQPTLLTGDDEAESDLLNGSDPAAVAAQHPTASIAWAYLAEAAMNEGATITAYAYARTGYHRGLDQLRRHGWKGFGPVPWSHEPNRGFLRCVAVLARAAQTIGEEDEYRRCLDLLNESDPAAAGELGLA, translated from the coding sequence ATGACGTCGTTCGGAGATCTTCTCGGCCCTCAGCCCACCCTCTTGACCGGAGACGACGAAGCCGAATCGGACCTGTTGAACGGTTCCGACCCGGCTGCGGTCGCCGCCCAGCACCCGACCGCCTCGATCGCCTGGGCCTACCTGGCCGAAGCCGCCATGAACGAAGGCGCGACCATCACCGCCTACGCCTACGCCCGTACCGGTTACCACCGCGGGCTCGACCAGCTCCGCAGGCACGGCTGGAAAGGGTTCGGCCCCGTGCCGTGGAGCCACGAGCCCAACCGCGGGTTCCTGCGTTGCGTCGCCGTGCTCGCGCGGGCGGCGCAGACCATCGGTGAGGAAGACGAATACAGGCGCTGCCTCGATCTGCTGAACGAAAGTGACCCGGCAGCCGCCGGCGAGCTCGGACTCGCCTGA
- a CDS encoding cation diffusion facilitator family transporter has translation MGHTHSHGHAGHGAADDGTQRRLWPMVAGAVIISVFFAVELTVGIAVNSLALIADAGHMLTDVVAMVMGLGALLLARHGSSSGVKTFGWHRAEVFTAVANAVLLIGVAVFVLYEAIERIGTDPHVPGGTLVVVALIGLAANLVVMLLLRSDAKGSIAMRGAYMEVLADAVGSIGVLVAGVVTMTTSWPYADLVVAVLIALWVAPRAIRLALDALRILAQQAPVHVDVDKIQRELSELAGVTEVHDLHVWTLTTGMDVATVHVTATADNADVLAAARDVLERHGLDHATIQVDPAGTQGDCHKKITW, from the coding sequence ATGGGCCACACGCACAGCCACGGTCACGCCGGGCACGGCGCCGCTGACGACGGAACCCAGCGGCGACTTTGGCCGATGGTGGCCGGGGCAGTCATCATCTCCGTGTTCTTCGCGGTCGAACTGACCGTCGGCATCGCCGTCAACTCGCTGGCCCTGATCGCCGATGCGGGCCACATGCTCACCGATGTGGTGGCCATGGTGATGGGACTGGGCGCTTTGCTGCTCGCCCGGCACGGGAGTTCGAGCGGGGTCAAGACCTTCGGCTGGCACCGCGCCGAGGTGTTCACCGCCGTGGCCAACGCTGTGCTGCTCATCGGCGTGGCCGTGTTTGTCCTCTACGAAGCCATCGAGCGCATCGGTACCGATCCTCACGTACCGGGCGGGACCCTGGTGGTGGTGGCGCTCATCGGCCTCGCGGCCAACCTGGTGGTGATGCTGCTGCTACGCTCGGACGCCAAGGGAAGCATCGCGATGCGCGGTGCGTATATGGAAGTGCTCGCCGACGCCGTCGGGTCGATCGGTGTGCTGGTGGCAGGCGTGGTGACGATGACAACCAGCTGGCCGTATGCCGACCTGGTGGTGGCAGTACTGATTGCGCTGTGGGTCGCCCCGCGCGCCATCCGCCTTGCCCTCGACGCACTTCGGATCCTTGCGCAGCAGGCCCCGGTCCACGTTGATGTGGACAAGATCCAGCGCGAACTCAGCGAACTGGCCGGTGTGACCGAAGTGCACGACCTCCACGTCTGGACGCTGACCACCGGCATGGACGTGGCCACGGTGCACGTAACAGCCACGGCCGACAACGCCGATGTGCTCGCCGCCGCCAGGGATGTCCTGGAACGCCACGGCCTCGACCACGCCACCATCCAGGTGGATCCGGCTGGAACCCAAGGCGACTGCCACAAGAAGATCACCTGGTAG
- a CDS encoding FAD-binding and (Fe-S)-binding domain-containing protein: MDPELSGSRVAADLQALGLSADASSRRLTEYSYDASNYRLKPLTVVFPRDDREVAAVAAYCHRHHLTLTARGGGTGMGGNAIGTGVVLDFSRHMNRLISVDPHGRTAVAQAGMVLTTLQHQVAAQTDGELTFAPDPSSQSRATLGGAIGNDACGNHSVRHGRTTDHVEALNLVTADGLRLTAFRDGLSATDPSDTEAVARAAQLSAAMRELTAANMAILRTEMDRIPRQVSGYHLGKLLPENGFDVARALVGTEGTCAIVVSATVRLVPAPTSALLLCLGYRNVVDAARDVPTLLEFKPSAIEGIDERIVETMQARRGDDSVVGLPQGNAWLYVDLDEESSSNVPQAAQDLLDKLYTNGRLVDGRTVPDRQQRVSLWRIREDGAGLSSRLVAPQQVNPEDGGDGGSYESWPGWEDSAVAPERLADYLEGFTALLDHHGLTGVMYGHFGAGCMHVRITFDLRSTHGRAVMRKFCRDAAELVVRHGGSLSGEHGDGRARSELLPLMYSPQMIEAFGAFKRIWDPAGILNPGSIVDPDPIDANLVLAGVPSRVWRTSFDLGTPGTRDDGQPGLDPFVHAVQGCIGVGRCRSDSGGVMCPSYRATRDEKDSTRGRARVLQEMVRTAPDIESGWRDEDSREALDLCLSCKACSTDCPVGVDMATYKSEFFSNYYRRRLRPLSHYSLGWMPAWLGAATALAPVINRMLAGRLAGPASRAGGLDPRRTMPAFATRTQVHTAMAGLRTDPASDVVLFVDSFTKAFRPHVAGAAARVLESGGQTVSCSADQCCALTWISTGQLDHARKVLIRTAAALDDGTDRPIVVPEPSCAAALRKDLPELVHSEVARRVASRVRSFADEVGHLLDDGWEPPVPLPADVVVQTHCHEYSAFGPTVQQSVLRRLGATKVEQADGCCGVAGNFGFEKGHYDVSMGVAEQALAPALRARDQSTPVLTDGFSCAMAVSHLSATDDTVPAVESVHLAELLDPAQSSETTKEVRP, encoded by the coding sequence ATGGACCCCGAACTGTCCGGCTCCCGTGTCGCCGCTGATCTACAAGCGCTCGGGCTGAGCGCCGACGCCTCGTCTCGCCGTCTCACCGAATACTCCTACGACGCCTCGAACTACCGACTCAAGCCCCTCACGGTGGTCTTCCCTCGGGACGATCGCGAGGTGGCTGCGGTGGCCGCCTACTGCCACCGGCATCACCTGACGCTCACCGCCCGCGGTGGCGGAACGGGCATGGGCGGCAACGCGATCGGGACCGGCGTGGTGCTGGACTTCTCCCGGCACATGAACAGACTCATCTCCGTCGATCCGCACGGCAGGACGGCGGTGGCGCAGGCCGGCATGGTGCTCACCACCCTGCAGCACCAGGTCGCGGCCCAGACAGACGGTGAACTGACCTTTGCACCGGACCCCTCGAGCCAGTCCCGGGCAACCCTCGGCGGGGCCATCGGCAACGACGCATGCGGCAACCACTCGGTGCGCCACGGGCGCACCACCGACCACGTCGAGGCACTGAACCTGGTCACGGCCGATGGACTGCGCCTCACCGCATTCCGAGACGGGTTGAGCGCAACCGACCCCTCCGACACCGAAGCGGTGGCCCGGGCAGCCCAACTGAGTGCGGCGATGCGCGAGCTCACGGCGGCGAACATGGCCATCCTGCGAACCGAGATGGACCGGATCCCACGCCAGGTGTCCGGCTACCACCTCGGTAAGTTGCTGCCCGAAAACGGTTTTGATGTGGCCCGCGCCCTGGTCGGCACCGAAGGCACCTGCGCGATCGTGGTCTCGGCCACCGTTCGTCTCGTGCCCGCGCCCACCAGCGCGCTTCTCCTCTGTCTCGGCTACCGCAACGTGGTGGACGCCGCCCGCGACGTACCGACCCTGCTCGAGTTCAAGCCCTCGGCCATCGAAGGTATCGACGAGCGCATCGTCGAGACGATGCAAGCGCGTCGAGGCGATGACTCGGTGGTGGGTCTGCCACAGGGAAATGCCTGGCTGTACGTGGATCTCGACGAAGAGAGCAGCTCGAACGTGCCTCAGGCGGCGCAGGACCTTCTCGACAAGCTCTACACAAACGGTCGACTGGTGGACGGCCGGACCGTGCCCGACCGGCAGCAACGGGTCTCGCTGTGGCGTATCCGCGAGGACGGTGCCGGATTGTCGTCACGGCTGGTGGCACCGCAGCAGGTGAACCCCGAAGACGGTGGCGACGGCGGCAGCTACGAATCCTGGCCCGGCTGGGAGGATTCGGCCGTTGCCCCCGAAAGGCTGGCCGACTATCTGGAAGGGTTCACCGCACTGCTCGATCACCACGGACTGACCGGTGTCATGTACGGACACTTCGGCGCCGGGTGCATGCATGTCCGGATCACCTTCGACCTCCGCAGTACGCATGGCCGAGCGGTGATGAGGAAGTTCTGTCGTGACGCCGCCGAACTCGTTGTGCGTCATGGTGGCTCGCTGTCGGGCGAACACGGCGATGGCCGGGCCCGCTCGGAGCTGTTGCCCCTGATGTACTCGCCCCAGATGATCGAGGCCTTCGGTGCCTTCAAGCGCATCTGGGATCCGGCAGGCATCCTCAACCCCGGCAGCATCGTCGATCCGGACCCCATCGATGCGAATCTTGTGCTCGCCGGTGTGCCCAGTCGCGTATGGCGAACCAGTTTTGATCTCGGCACGCCCGGGACGCGGGACGATGGGCAGCCGGGCCTCGACCCCTTTGTGCACGCCGTCCAGGGGTGTATCGGTGTCGGTCGCTGCCGATCGGATTCGGGTGGCGTGATGTGCCCCAGCTATCGCGCCACCCGCGACGAGAAGGACTCCACGCGCGGCCGGGCCCGCGTCCTGCAAGAGATGGTGCGCACGGCACCCGACATCGAATCAGGCTGGCGCGACGAGGATTCTCGCGAAGCCCTCGACCTGTGCTTGTCATGCAAGGCGTGTTCGACCGATTGCCCGGTGGGCGTCGACATGGCCACGTACAAGTCCGAGTTCTTCTCCAACTACTACCGGCGGCGCCTGCGACCACTGTCGCATTATTCGCTCGGATGGATGCCTGCCTGGCTCGGCGCCGCCACGGCTCTGGCCCCCGTCATCAACAGGATGCTGGCGGGCCGCCTCGCCGGTCCCGCATCCCGGGCCGGCGGGCTTGATCCGCGACGCACCATGCCCGCCTTCGCCACCCGCACACAGGTGCACACCGCGATGGCCGGTCTACGCACCGACCCGGCGTCCGACGTGGTGCTGTTCGTCGACTCGTTCACCAAGGCGTTCCGGCCACACGTCGCCGGTGCCGCGGCGCGGGTCCTGGAATCGGGAGGCCAGACCGTGAGCTGTTCGGCCGACCAATGTTGCGCGCTCACGTGGATCTCCACCGGGCAACTCGATCACGCGCGAAAGGTGCTGATCCGTACCGCCGCTGCTCTCGACGACGGCACCGACCGGCCGATTGTGGTGCCCGAACCGAGCTGCGCCGCAGCACTGCGCAAGGACCTCCCGGAGTTGGTGCACAGCGAGGTCGCCCGCCGGGTGGCTTCACGGGTTCGGAGTTTCGCCGACGAGGTGGGCCATCTACTCGACGACGGGTGGGAACCACCCGTGCCGTTGCCCGCGGACGTCGTCGTGCAGACCCACTGCCACGAGTACTCGGCGTTCGGGCCCACCGTGCAGCAATCGGTTCTGCGCAGACTCGGGGCGACCAAGGTCGAGCAGGCCGACGGATGCTGCGGTGTGGCAGGCAATTTCGGCTTCGAAAAAGGTCACTACGACGTCAGCATGGGCGTGGCCGAACAGGCGCTCGCCCCAGCGCTGCGTGCCCGGGACCAATCCACACCGGTCCTCACCGACGGATTCAGCTGTGCGATGGCCGTTTCGCACCTCTCTGCCACCGACGACACCGTGCCTGCCGTCGAATCGGTCCACCTGGCCGAATTACTCGACCCGGCGCAATCATCCGAGACCACCAAGGAGGTTCGACCATGA
- the fbaA gene encoding class II fructose-bisphosphate aldolase: protein MPIATPEQYAQMLNAAKEGGFAFPAINCTSSETINAALKGFAEAGSDGIIQFSTGGAEFGSGLGVKDMVTGAVALAEFAHVVAAKYGITVALHTDHCPKDKLDTYVRPLIAISQERVDAGQNPLFQSHMWDGSAVPLDENLEIAKDLLAKAASAKIILEVEIGVVGGEEDGVENEINDKLFTTAEDFEATIEALGAGDSGSRYLLAATFGNVHGVYKPGNVKLRPEVLKTGQEVAVKKLGLADGSKPFDFVFHGGSGSLKSEIEEALSYGVIKMNVDTDTQYAFTRPIVGHMFSNYDGVLKVDGDVGNKKVYDPRSYMKKAETSMSERVVEACTDLKSVGKSISA from the coding sequence ATGCCCATCGCAACGCCCGAACAATACGCACAGATGCTCAACGCGGCGAAAGAGGGCGGTTTCGCCTTCCCCGCGATCAACTGCACCTCGTCGGAGACCATCAACGCAGCCCTCAAAGGATTCGCGGAGGCGGGCAGCGACGGAATCATCCAGTTCTCCACCGGTGGCGCCGAGTTCGGTTCGGGTCTCGGAGTGAAGGACATGGTCACCGGTGCGGTGGCGCTGGCCGAGTTCGCGCACGTGGTGGCCGCCAAGTACGGCATCACCGTGGCACTGCACACCGACCACTGCCCCAAGGACAAGCTGGACACCTACGTGCGTCCGCTGATCGCCATCTCCCAGGAGCGTGTGGACGCAGGCCAGAACCCGCTGTTCCAGTCGCACATGTGGGACGGCAGCGCGGTGCCGCTGGACGAGAACCTGGAGATCGCCAAGGATCTGCTGGCCAAGGCCGCGTCCGCGAAGATCATCCTCGAGGTCGAGATCGGTGTTGTCGGCGGCGAGGAAGACGGCGTGGAGAACGAGATCAACGACAAGCTCTTCACCACCGCCGAAGACTTCGAGGCCACCATCGAGGCGCTCGGTGCGGGCGACTCCGGAAGTCGCTACCTGCTGGCCGCGACCTTCGGAAACGTGCACGGCGTCTACAAGCCGGGCAACGTCAAGCTGCGCCCCGAGGTGCTCAAGACCGGCCAGGAAGTGGCCGTCAAGAAGCTGGGTCTGGCCGACGGATCCAAGCCGTTCGACTTCGTCTTCCACGGCGGCTCGGGCTCGCTCAAGAGCGAGATCGAGGAAGCCCTGAGCTACGGCGTGATCAAGATGAACGTCGACACCGACACCCAGTACGCCTTCACCCGTCCGATCGTCGGCCACATGTTCTCGAACTACGACGGCGTCCTCAAGGTCGACGGCGACGTGGGCAACAAGAAGGTCTACGACCCGCGCAGCTACATGAAGAAGGCAGAGACGTCCATGAGCGAGCGTGTGGTGGAGGCCTGCACCGACCTCAAGTCGGTCGGTAAGTCCATCAGCGCCTGA
- a CDS encoding VTT domain-containing protein encodes METVLAQTTDVALMPGFLDPINLLNSFGTWMLGGLLLIVFIESGLLFPLLPGDSLLFTAGLIVAAKSSEIEPFAPLWVLLLTIPIAAFLGDQVGYFLGNRFGYSLFKPDARVLKKKYIDEAHEFFEKHGPITIFLARFVPIVRTYAPLVAGAARMKYSTFLAYNIVGAIAWGAGVTLLGYFLGQIEFIQKNIDIIFLIIVFVSVLPIITELYKRWRGRDSQNSGDAVADPTTAPSDTPS; translated from the coding sequence ATGGAGACTGTCCTTGCCCAAACGACCGACGTGGCGTTGATGCCTGGGTTCTTGGACCCGATCAATCTCCTCAATTCCTTCGGGACCTGGATGCTCGGTGGGCTGCTGCTCATCGTGTTCATCGAGTCGGGTCTGCTGTTCCCGCTGCTGCCCGGCGACTCCCTGTTGTTCACGGCCGGATTGATCGTGGCCGCCAAGTCGAGCGAGATCGAACCGTTCGCGCCGCTGTGGGTGTTGCTGCTCACCATCCCGATTGCCGCTTTCCTCGGCGATCAGGTCGGTTATTTCCTCGGCAACCGGTTCGGATATTCGCTGTTCAAGCCCGATGCGCGAGTGTTGAAGAAGAAGTACATCGATGAGGCACACGAGTTCTTCGAGAAGCACGGGCCCATCACCATCTTCTTGGCGCGATTCGTTCCCATCGTCCGTACCTATGCGCCGCTCGTCGCGGGTGCAGCCCGGATGAAGTACTCGACGTTCCTCGCCTACAACATCGTCGGAGCCATCGCCTGGGGTGCGGGCGTCACCCTGCTCGGCTACTTCCTCGGCCAGATCGAGTTCATCCAGAAGAACATCGACATCATCTTCCTGATCATCGTGTTCGTCTCGGTCCTCCCGATCATCACCGAGCTGTACAAGCGCTGGCGCGGCCGCGATTCTCAGAACTCGGGCGATGCTGTGGCGGATCCCACCACCGCCCCTTCCGACACCCCGAGCTGA
- the pyrE gene encoding orotate phosphoribosyltransferase, whose protein sequence is MTDRDGADATPVARERLAELVKEIAVVHGKVTLSSGAEADYYVDLRRATLHHEASALIGMLLRELTADWDFEAAGGLTLGADPVATAIMHAPGRPINSFVVRKAAKAHGMQRQIEGPDIVGKRVLVVEDTTTTGNSPLTAVRALRDAGATVVGVATVVDRATGADAIIAAEGVEYRSLLGLSDIGLA, encoded by the coding sequence GTGACCGATCGTGATGGCGCCGACGCGACGCCGGTGGCACGTGAGCGATTGGCCGAACTCGTCAAGGAAATCGCCGTGGTCCACGGCAAGGTCACGTTGTCGTCGGGCGCGGAGGCCGACTACTACGTCGACCTCCGGCGAGCGACCTTGCACCACGAGGCCTCAGCGTTGATCGGGATGCTGTTGCGGGAACTGACCGCCGACTGGGACTTCGAAGCGGCCGGCGGACTCACCCTCGGCGCCGACCCGGTGGCCACCGCGATCATGCACGCCCCCGGCCGGCCGATCAACTCATTTGTGGTGCGCAAAGCCGCGAAAGCCCATGGGATGCAACGGCAGATCGAAGGGCCCGACATCGTGGGCAAGCGCGTCCTCGTGGTCGAGGACACCACCACCACCGGCAATTCACCGCTCACGGCGGTGCGTGCCCTCCGTGACGCCGGCGCCACCGTTGTCGGGGTGGCGACAGTGGTGGACCGCGCCACCGGAGCCGACGCGATCATCGCGGCCGAAGGTGTGGAATACCGGTCGCTGCTCGGGTTGAGCGACATCGGCCTGGCCTGA
- a CDS encoding aspartate aminotransferase family protein, with protein sequence MSRATLSPALKQATPVVVDHAKGSWIRGTDGLDYLDFTTGIGVTSTGHCHPKVVAAAQEQCGKIIHAQYTTVMHKPLLELTDKLGDHLPTGLDSVFYANSGSEAVEAAVRLARMATARPNIVVFQGGFHGRTVAAATLTTAGTRFSAGFSPLMGGVHMAPFPYAYRYGWDEQTAVDFALRELDYLFASRVAPDDTAAFLIEPVLGDGGYLPTPPAFLEGLRERADRYGIVLILDEVQAGVGRTGKFWGHQHTDGLIPDILITAKGIASGFPISAIAAARDLMAKAWPGSQGGTYGGNAVAAAAGVATLEVIAEENLVDNARIRGDQMLRGLAELAPKFPQIGNVRGIGLMAGIEFVDDAGAPDSVSAAAVQQACIPEKLLTLTCGPMGNVVRLIPALVISEDEMATGLNRFEAALTAALG encoded by the coding sequence ATGAGCCGCGCCACCCTCAGCCCTGCCCTGAAACAAGCCACGCCGGTTGTCGTCGATCACGCGAAGGGGTCGTGGATCCGCGGCACGGACGGTCTCGACTACCTGGACTTCACCACCGGCATCGGCGTCACCAGCACCGGGCACTGCCATCCGAAAGTGGTTGCCGCAGCCCAGGAACAATGCGGCAAGATCATTCACGCGCAGTACACCACCGTGATGCACAAGCCGCTGCTCGAATTGACCGACAAGCTCGGTGATCATCTGCCCACCGGGCTCGACTCGGTGTTTTACGCCAACTCCGGATCCGAGGCCGTAGAGGCCGCGGTCCGGCTGGCGCGGATGGCCACAGCGCGACCGAACATCGTTGTCTTCCAGGGCGGTTTCCATGGCCGCACCGTCGCTGCCGCGACACTGACCACCGCCGGAACCCGCTTCTCCGCAGGCTTCTCCCCCTTGATGGGCGGCGTGCACATGGCGCCCTTTCCGTACGCCTACCGGTACGGATGGGACGAGCAGACAGCAGTCGACTTCGCTCTCCGGGAACTCGACTATCTGTTCGCCTCACGCGTCGCCCCCGATGACACCGCAGCGTTTCTCATCGAACCGGTGCTGGGTGACGGCGGATACCTGCCCACCCCGCCGGCATTCCTCGAGGGCCTCCGCGAGCGCGCCGATCGATACGGCATCGTCCTCATCCTCGACGAGGTCCAGGCAGGCGTCGGGCGCACCGGTAAGTTCTGGGGGCATCAGCACACCGACGGCCTGATTCCCGACATCCTCATCACAGCCAAGGGCATCGCCTCCGGGTTCCCGATCTCGGCCATCGCCGCAGCCCGCGACCTGATGGCGAAGGCGTGGCCGGGTTCCCAGGGCGGCACCTATGGCGGCAATGCGGTCGCCGCGGCCGCAGGCGTCGCGACGCTGGAGGTGATCGCCGAGGAGAACCTCGTCGACAACGCGCGCATCCGGGGCGACCAGATGCTCCGCGGACTGGCCGAGCTGGCTCCGAAGTTCCCGCAGATCGGCAACGTCCGCGGGATCGGTCTCATGGCCGGCATCGAGTTCGTCGACGATGCGGGCGCGCCCGACAGTGTTTCGGCAGCCGCCGTGCAGCAAGCGTGCATACCCGAGAAGCTGCTGACGCTGACGTGTGGACCGATGGGCAACGTTGTTCGCCTCATCCCCGCACTGGTGATCTCAGAAGACGAAATGGCCACGGGTCTGAACAGATTCGAGGCCGCCTTGACCGCGGCACTGGGATAG